The following coding sequences are from one Ancylobacter sp. TS-1 window:
- a CDS encoding helix-turn-helix domain-containing protein, with translation MSLMKITYGTPVRRRYDDACAASHALDLVGERWALLVMRELMLGPKRFGDIKADLPGISANILTQRLEGLERVGILRRRKLPPPASTQVYELTEWGYESEPIFQVLGRWAARSPTHDPTLHFGAVSMMLSLRTMLDPALAAGMSARIDLVIGRETFRLTLADGAIEAVRGRHAQADFTFTGEAGIIAAAVYGGQSLEALEAAGLLKLEGDRALAARFLTLFPLPPKAELPAVEET, from the coding sequence ATGTCGTTAATGAAAATAACTTATGGAACACCCGTACGTCGGCGATATGACGATGCCTGCGCCGCATCGCATGCGCTCGACCTCGTGGGCGAACGCTGGGCGCTTCTGGTGATGCGCGAACTGATGCTCGGCCCCAAGCGCTTCGGCGATATAAAGGCCGACCTGCCGGGCATCAGCGCCAACATCCTCACCCAGCGGCTGGAAGGGCTGGAGCGCGTCGGAATCCTGCGCCGCCGGAAGCTGCCGCCGCCCGCCTCGACGCAGGTCTATGAGCTGACCGAATGGGGCTATGAGAGCGAGCCGATTTTCCAGGTGCTGGGCCGCTGGGCGGCGCGCTCGCCGACGCACGACCCGACGCTGCACTTCGGCGCGGTCTCGATGATGCTGTCGCTGCGCACCATGCTGGACCCGGCCCTGGCGGCGGGGATGTCGGCGCGGATCGATCTCGTGATCGGGCGCGAGACCTTCCGCCTCACGCTGGCGGATGGCGCGATCGAGGCAGTGCGCGGGCGCCATGCGCAGGCGGACTTCACCTTCACCGGCGAGGCCGGCATCATCGCCGCCGCCGTTTATGGCGGGCAGTCGCTGGAGGCGCTGGAAGCGGCGGGGCTGCTGAAGCTGGAAGGCGACCGCGCGCTCGCCGCGCGCTTTCTCACCCTGTTCCCGCTGCCGCCCAAGGCGGAACTGCCGGCTGTCGAGGAAACCTGA
- a CDS encoding ABC transporter permease, which produces MSTEQLSAAAGAGHAPAARRSGRGPLALRFALRELRGGLRGFAVFLACLALGVASIAGVGAFSRALTDGLAREGATLLGGDAAFSLVQREASPQEYALIASGGRVATIATLRAMARAGTGEGLDATLAEVKAVDGAYPMVGALELSPPQAVPGALAREGNAFGAVVDPALAERLGLKTGDRFRLGDAELVLRGTIAREPDALSTGIGFGPRLMVSLDALRATNLLQPGSLVRWQYRVKLADPSGLAAYVERVQNGAPEAGFETRTREAAAPRLENNVRRFTEYLTLVGLTALLVGGVGVANAVKSHLDAKRGVIATFKSLGAPGITVFSIYLAEVGLIALVGIAIGAVVGSALPFAANAAFGHLLPIPIEPSLQPAALALAVAYGGLIALAFALWPLGLAHDVPVSALFREQVENARRRPRRIYVVATGLAVLALAALAVAASEERRIAIYYLVAAAAVLVTLRLVAVGIMAVARRLPRPRSTALRLALSNIHRPAALTPTVVLSLGLGLTLLVTLALIDRSLTRELSARLPTEAPSYFFLDIQNSDTDHFASWLRQQAPEGEVEVVPMLRGRLISMGGRPVEDITPPPEFAWVLSSDRGITYSASVPEGSTVVAGDWWPADYAGPPQVSFEREIADAFGLKIGDEVTVNVLGRSITATIANLRQVEWERLAINFVMVFSPNTFAGAPHTSLATLTLPDGGDPAAERAIGRAVATQFPAVTSVRVKEALVQIGEIVGNLLTAIRGASLVTLLSSVLVLAGALAAGQHHRVYDAVVLKTLGATRARLVAAYALEYAALGLVTAVVAVGAGAAASYVVVVYVMKLGFAWSTGAAVGAAAVALVLTVGFGLIGTWRALGQKPARILRNL; this is translated from the coding sequence ATGAGCACCGAACAGCTTTCCGCCGCCGCCGGGGCCGGCCATGCGCCCGCCGCCCGCCGCTCCGGGCGTGGGCCGCTGGCGTTGCGCTTCGCCCTGCGCGAATTGCGTGGCGGCCTGCGCGGCTTCGCGGTGTTCCTCGCCTGCCTCGCGCTCGGCGTGGCGTCCATCGCCGGCGTCGGCGCCTTCTCCCGCGCGCTGACCGACGGTCTGGCGCGCGAGGGGGCGACGCTGCTGGGGGGCGATGCCGCCTTTTCCCTCGTCCAGCGCGAGGCGAGCCCGCAGGAATACGCGCTCATCGCCTCCGGCGGGCGCGTCGCAACCATCGCGACGCTGCGCGCCATGGCACGCGCAGGCACCGGCGAGGGGCTCGACGCCACGCTCGCCGAGGTGAAGGCGGTCGACGGCGCCTATCCGATGGTGGGCGCACTGGAACTCAGCCCGCCGCAGGCGGTGCCCGGCGCCCTCGCCCGCGAAGGCAACGCGTTCGGCGCGGTGGTCGATCCGGCGCTGGCCGAGCGGCTCGGGCTGAAGACGGGCGACCGTTTCCGGCTCGGCGACGCCGAGCTGGTGCTGCGCGGCACCATCGCGCGCGAGCCGGACGCGCTCTCCACCGGCATCGGCTTCGGCCCCCGGCTGATGGTCTCGCTCGACGCGCTGCGCGCGACCAACCTGCTCCAGCCCGGCAGCCTCGTGCGCTGGCAGTACCGCGTGAAGCTCGCCGACCCGTCCGGCCTTGCCGCCTATGTCGAGCGTGTCCAGAACGGCGCGCCGGAGGCCGGCTTCGAGACCCGCACCCGCGAGGCCGCCGCCCCGCGCCTCGAAAACAATGTGCGCCGGTTCACCGAATATCTGACCCTCGTCGGCCTGACCGCCCTGCTGGTCGGCGGCGTCGGCGTCGCCAATGCGGTGAAGAGCCATCTCGACGCCAAGCGCGGCGTCATCGCCACCTTCAAGAGCCTCGGCGCGCCGGGCATCACCGTCTTCTCCATCTATCTCGCCGAGGTCGGGCTGATCGCGCTGGTCGGCATCGCCATCGGCGCCGTGGTCGGCTCGGCCCTGCCCTTCGCCGCCAACGCCGCCTTCGGCCATCTGCTGCCGATACCGATCGAGCCGAGCCTGCAACCGGCGGCGCTGGCGCTGGCCGTCGCCTATGGCGGGCTGATCGCGCTCGCCTTCGCGCTCTGGCCGCTGGGGCTCGCCCATGACGTGCCGGTGTCGGCGCTGTTCCGCGAGCAGGTGGAGAATGCCCGCCGCCGTCCGCGCCGCATCTATGTCGTGGCGACCGGCCTCGCCGTGCTGGCGCTCGCCGCGCTTGCCGTCGCCGCTTCCGAGGAACGACGCATCGCGATCTACTATCTCGTCGCGGCAGCGGCGGTGCTGGTGACGCTGCGCCTCGTCGCCGTCGGCATCATGGCGGTGGCCCGCCGCCTGCCGCGCCCGCGCTCGACCGCACTGCGCCTCGCGCTCTCCAACATCCACCGGCCGGCGGCGCTGACCCCAACCGTGGTGCTCTCGCTCGGCCTCGGCCTGACGCTGCTGGTGACGCTGGCGCTGATCGACCGCAGCCTGACCCGCGAGCTCTCCGCCCGCCTGCCGACCGAGGCGCCGAGCTATTTCTTCCTCGACATCCAGAACAGCGACACCGACCATTTCGCCTCATGGCTGCGCCAGCAGGCGCCGGAAGGCGAGGTCGAGGTGGTGCCGATGCTGCGCGGACGCCTCATCTCGATGGGCGGACGTCCGGTCGAGGACATCACCCCGCCGCCGGAATTCGCCTGGGTGCTCTCCTCCGACCGCGGCATCACCTATTCCGCCTCGGTGCCGGAAGGCTCGACCGTCGTCGCCGGCGACTGGTGGCCGGCCGACTATGCCGGCCCGCCGCAAGTCTCCTTCGAGCGCGAGATCGCCGACGCCTTCGGGCTGAAGATCGGCGACGAGGTGACGGTGAACGTGCTCGGCCGCTCCATCACCGCCACCATCGCCAATCTGCGGCAGGTGGAATGGGAGCGGCTCGCCATCAACTTCGTCATGGTGTTCTCGCCCAACACCTTCGCCGGCGCCCCGCACACCTCGCTCGCCACCCTCACTCTGCCCGACGGCGGCGACCCGGCCGCCGAGCGGGCCATCGGGCGGGCGGTGGCGACGCAGTTCCCGGCCGTCACTTCGGTGCGGGTGAAGGAGGCGCTGGTGCAGATCGGCGAGATCGTCGGCAACCTGCTCACCGCCATACGCGGCGCCAGCCTCGTCACCCTGCTGTCGAGCGTGCTGGTTCTGGCCGGCGCGCTGGCGGCGGGTCAGCACCACCGGGTCTACGACGCCGTGGTGCTGAAGACGCTGGGCGCCACCCGCGCGAGGCTGGTGGCGGCCTACGCGCTCGAATATGCCGCGCTCGGCCTCGTCACCGCCGTCGTGGCGGTGGGGGCCGGCGCCGCCGCTTCCTATGTCGTGGTGGTCTATGTGATGAAGCTCGGCTTCGCCTGGTCGACGGGGGCGGCGGTCGGCGCGGCGGCGGTGGCGCTGGTGCTCACCGTCGGCTTCGGGCTGATCGGCACCTGGCGGGCGCTCGGGCAGAAACCGGCGCGCATCCTGCGCAATCTGTGA
- a CDS encoding DUF1428 domain-containing protein, translated as MSYIDGFVVAVPTDKKDAYRAMAERAAPIFMDHGALRLVEAWGDDVPDGKVTDFRRAVQATPEETVVFSWIVWPSREVRDAGMKGFMEDPRMKEMTDMPFDGQRMIFGGFAPIVDIGRE; from the coding sequence ATGAGCTACATCGACGGATTCGTGGTTGCCGTGCCAACCGACAAGAAGGACGCCTACCGCGCCATGGCCGAGCGGGCGGCGCCGATCTTCATGGACCATGGCGCGCTGCGCCTCGTCGAGGCCTGGGGTGACGACGTGCCCGACGGCAAGGTGACGGATTTCCGCCGCGCCGTGCAGGCGACACCGGAGGAAACCGTGGTGTTCTCCTGGATCGTCTGGCCCTCGCGGGAGGTCCGCGACGCCGGCATGAAGGGCTTCATGGAGGACCCGCGCATGAAGGAGATGACCGACATGCCCTTCGACGGCCAGCGCATGATCTTCGGCGGCTTCGCGCCCATCGTCGATATCGGCCGGGAATGA
- a CDS encoding Bax inhibitor-1/YccA family protein, producing the protein MSDFNRNVSVPRFGATAARTQAEIDQGLRAYMLRVYNYMTLGLAITGAAALGIYMLSVSDVPTQAAIAPGVYLTDLGVALFASPLRWVVMLAPLAAVFFLSFRVDRLSVGAAQGIFWLYAGLVGVSLASIFLVYTHESIVRVFFITAAAFGGLSLYGYTTSRSLTGMGSFLIMGLFGIIIASLVNIFLGSSMLQFVISVVGVLVFAGLTAYDTQRIKEMYFAGDDDVVAGRKAIMGALTLYLDFINLFLMLLQLFGNRNN; encoded by the coding sequence ATGTCCGACTTTAACCGCAACGTCTCCGTGCCGCGCTTCGGGGCGACGGCGGCGCGGACGCAGGCCGAGATCGACCAGGGCCTGCGCGCCTACATGCTGCGCGTCTACAACTACATGACGCTCGGCCTCGCCATCACCGGCGCGGCGGCGCTCGGCATCTACATGCTGTCCGTCTCCGACGTGCCGACCCAGGCCGCGATCGCGCCGGGCGTCTACCTTACCGATCTCGGCGTCGCGCTGTTTGCCAGCCCGCTGCGCTGGGTGGTGATGCTCGCGCCGCTGGCGGCCGTGTTCTTCCTCAGCTTCCGGGTCGACCGCCTGAGCGTCGGCGCCGCGCAGGGCATCTTCTGGCTCTATGCCGGCCTCGTCGGCGTGTCGCTGGCCAGCATCTTCCTAGTCTACACGCATGAGAGCATCGTCCGGGTGTTCTTCATCACCGCGGCGGCCTTCGGCGGCCTGAGCCTGTACGGCTACACGACGAGCCGCAGCCTGACCGGCATGGGCTCGTTCCTGATCATGGGCCTGTTCGGCATCATCATCGCGTCGCTGGTGAACATCTTCCTCGGCTCGTCGATGCTGCAGTTCGTGATCTCGGTGGTGGGCGTGCTCGTCTTCGCCGGCCTCACCGCCTACGACACCCAGCGCATCAAGGAGATGTACTTCGCGGGCGACGACGACGTGGTCGCCGGGCGCAAGGCCATCATGGGCGCGCTGACGCTGTATCTCGACTTCATCAACCTGTTCCTGATGCTGCTCCAGCTCTTCGGCAACCGGAACAACTGA
- a CDS encoding VOC family protein, which yields MPKMIFVNLPVRDLPRAVTFYEAIGATRNPQFSDDTAACMVFSDTIFVMLLTHPKFAGFAPRPIADSHATTGMLLALAQDSRAAVDALVADALAGGGIADPRPAQDLGFMFSRSFEDPDGHVWEPFWMDMAAVEPATENAS from the coding sequence ATGCCCAAGATGATCTTCGTGAACCTGCCGGTTCGCGACCTGCCCCGCGCCGTTACCTTCTACGAGGCCATCGGCGCGACGAGAAACCCGCAATTCTCCGACGACACTGCCGCCTGCATGGTGTTCTCCGACACCATCTTCGTGATGCTGCTCACACACCCGAAATTCGCCGGCTTCGCCCCGCGCCCGATCGCCGATTCGCATGCGACGACCGGCATGCTGCTGGCACTCGCGCAGGACAGCCGCGCGGCGGTCGACGCCCTCGTGGCCGACGCCCTCGCTGGCGGCGGCATTGCCGATCCCCGCCCGGCGCAGGATCTCGGCTTCATGTTTTCGCGCAGCTTCGAGGATCCGGACGGGCATGTATGGGAACCGTTCTGGATGGACATGGCGGCGGTCGAGCCCGCCACCGAAAACGCATCCTGA